In Halorubrum sp. PV6, a single window of DNA contains:
- the gap gene encoding type I glyceraldehyde-3-phosphate dehydrogenase — protein MSKSYLDAGADVSDDEVVRVGLNGFGRIGRNVFRAVLESPRIELVGINDVMDFDDMAYLAKYDTVMGRLDGVERDGDTLTIGDTAVPLYNVQDPADLPWGDLDVDVALECTGVFRTREDASAHLEGGADTVIISAPPKGEEPVKQLVYGVNHDEYDGDDVISNASCTTNSITPVAKVLDEEFGIDAGTLTTVHAYTGSQTLIDGPKAKTRRGRAAAENIVPTSTGAAGAAQKVLPQLEGKIDGMAMRVPVPSGSLTEFVVTLDETVTEEDVNSAFRDAADSGPLAGVLGYTDDEVVSSDIVGLPFSSYVDLESTNVIAGGKLLKILTWYDNEYGFSNRMLDMAAYVQDEA, from the coding sequence ATGAGTAAATCATACCTAGACGCCGGTGCTGACGTGAGCGACGACGAGGTCGTACGGGTGGGGCTGAACGGGTTCGGACGGATCGGACGGAACGTGTTCCGCGCGGTGTTGGAGTCGCCCCGGATCGAACTCGTCGGCATCAACGACGTGATGGACTTCGACGACATGGCGTATCTCGCGAAGTACGACACCGTCATGGGCCGGCTCGACGGCGTCGAGCGCGACGGCGACACGCTGACGATCGGCGACACCGCCGTCCCGCTGTACAACGTGCAGGACCCCGCCGACCTCCCGTGGGGCGACCTCGACGTCGACGTCGCCTTGGAGTGTACGGGCGTCTTCCGCACCCGCGAGGACGCGAGCGCACACCTCGAGGGCGGCGCGGACACCGTGATCATCTCGGCGCCCCCGAAAGGCGAGGAGCCGGTCAAACAGCTCGTGTACGGCGTCAATCACGACGAGTACGACGGCGACGACGTGATCTCGAACGCCTCCTGTACGACCAACTCCATCACGCCGGTCGCGAAGGTGCTCGACGAGGAGTTCGGCATCGACGCCGGCACCCTCACCACCGTCCATGCGTACACCGGCTCGCAGACGCTCATCGACGGCCCGAAGGCGAAGACGCGCCGCGGTCGAGCGGCCGCCGAGAACATCGTGCCCACCTCGACCGGCGCCGCGGGCGCCGCACAGAAGGTGCTTCCGCAGCTCGAGGGCAAAATCGACGGGATGGCGATGCGCGTGCCCGTTCCGAGCGGCTCGCTCACCGAGTTCGTCGTCACGCTCGACGAGACCGTCACCGAGGAGGACGTGAACTCGGCCTTCCGTGACGCCGCCGACTCCGGCCCGCTCGCCGGCGTCTTAGGGTACACCGACGACGAGGTCGTCTCCTCCGACATCGTCGGCCTCCCCTTCTCCAGTTACGTCGACTTAGAGTCGACGAACGTCATCGCCGGCGGGAAGCTCCTGAAGATCCTCACCTGGTACGACAACGAGTACGGCTTCTCGAACCGGATGCTCGACATGGCCGCCTACGTCCAGGACGAGGCCTGA
- a CDS encoding phosphoglycerate kinase produces MAAFDTIDDVPAESRVLVRLDLNSPIEDGTPQDNRRFERHAETVRELAEAGHRVVLMAHQGRPGRDDFTSLAGHADILAGHVDREVAFVEDTYGDAALAAIDGLDAGEVLLLENTRMCDDELPEESPEEKADTEFVRTLAPHFDAYVNDAYSAAHRKHASLVGFPLALPAYAGRVMETEYEANTAIATREFDGPVTMVVGGTKATDVIGVMDALDDRVDRFLLGGVAGELFLRAAGHPVGHDVGEMDLFDEQWERNRELIESVLDERGDAIHLATDLAYAGADGERAEVAVDDIDEKTEGYLDVGSATVADYEPLIRESDGVFVKGALGVFEDERFADGTVGVLEAISETDCFSVVGGGDTSRAIEMYGLDEADFSHVSIAGGAYIRALTGEPLPAVEALTAAADR; encoded by the coding sequence ATGGCCGCGTTCGACACCATCGACGACGTTCCAGCAGAGAGCCGCGTCCTCGTTCGACTCGACCTGAACTCCCCGATAGAGGACGGCACGCCCCAAGACAACCGCCGCTTCGAGCGCCACGCGGAGACGGTCCGCGAACTCGCCGAGGCGGGCCACCGCGTCGTGCTGATGGCCCACCAGGGCCGCCCCGGTCGCGACGACTTCACGTCGCTCGCGGGCCACGCCGACATCCTCGCCGGACACGTCGACCGCGAGGTGGCGTTCGTCGAGGACACGTACGGCGACGCGGCGCTCGCCGCGATCGACGGGCTCGACGCGGGCGAGGTCCTCCTGCTGGAGAACACCCGGATGTGCGACGACGAACTCCCCGAGGAGTCGCCGGAGGAGAAGGCGGACACCGAGTTCGTTCGGACGCTCGCGCCGCACTTCGACGCGTACGTCAACGACGCCTACTCGGCGGCCCACCGCAAGCACGCCTCGCTGGTCGGGTTCCCGCTCGCGCTGCCCGCCTACGCCGGCCGCGTGATGGAGACGGAGTACGAGGCGAACACCGCAATCGCGACCCGCGAGTTCGACGGGCCGGTGACGATGGTGGTCGGCGGGACGAAGGCGACCGACGTGATCGGCGTGATGGACGCGTTAGACGACCGGGTCGACCGCTTCCTGCTCGGCGGCGTCGCGGGCGAGCTCTTCTTGCGCGCCGCGGGACACCCCGTCGGCCACGACGTTGGCGAGATGGACCTGTTCGACGAGCAGTGGGAGCGCAACCGCGAGCTGATCGAGTCGGTGCTCGACGAGCGCGGCGACGCGATCCACCTCGCGACGGACCTCGCGTACGCGGGGGCGGACGGCGAGCGCGCGGAGGTCGCCGTCGACGACATCGACGAGAAGACCGAGGGGTACCTCGACGTCGGCTCGGCGACGGTCGCCGACTACGAGCCGCTCATCCGCGAGTCCGACGGCGTGTTCGTGAAGGGTGCGCTCGGCGTCTTCGAGGACGAACGGTTCGCCGACGGGACCGTGGGCGTCCTCGAAGCGATATCCGAGACCGACTGTTTCTCGGTCGTCGGCGGCGGGGACACGTCGCGGGCCATCGAGATGTACGGACTAGACGAGGCCGACTTCTCGCACGTCTCCATCGCGGGCGGCGCGTACATCCGCGCGCTGACGGGCGAGCCGCTGCCGGCGGTCGAGGCGTTGACGGCGGCCGCAGATCGGTAG
- a CDS encoding Hsp20/alpha crystallin family protein, translating into MDRDDRDDPFGNFFEEIERMMNEMANGEPGNEDAGFGSATHVDAYTTEEGVRLVADLPAVSKDELSLQCDGESLTISAASDRREYDETVKLPVPVDEHSANATFNNGVLEVTFDRDDDSASIDLE; encoded by the coding sequence ATGGACAGAGACGACCGTGACGATCCGTTCGGTAACTTCTTCGAGGAGATCGAACGGATGATGAACGAGATGGCCAACGGGGAGCCCGGAAACGAGGACGCCGGCTTCGGTTCGGCGACGCACGTGGACGCGTACACGACCGAGGAGGGCGTGCGACTCGTTGCTGACCTCCCGGCCGTCTCGAAAGACGAACTCTCGCTGCAGTGCGACGGTGAGTCGCTTACCATCTCCGCGGCGTCCGACCGGCGCGAGTACGACGAGACCGTCAAACTCCCCGTCCCGGTCGACGAACACTCCGCCAACGCGACGTTCAACAACGGCGTGTTAGAGGTCACCTTCGACCGCGACGACGACTCCGCCTCGATCGACTTAGAGTAG
- the eif1A gene encoding translation initiation factor eIF-1A, producing the protein MSNGDGGRNDLRMPDDDEVFAEVVEMLGANRVRVRCADGTERTVRIPGRMQKRVWIREDDIVLVEPWDWQDEKGDITWRYEKSEAEQLRAEGHLQ; encoded by the coding sequence ATGAGCAACGGAGACGGCGGTCGGAACGACCTCCGGATGCCCGACGATGACGAGGTGTTCGCCGAGGTCGTCGAGATGCTCGGCGCGAACCGCGTCCGAGTGCGCTGTGCGGACGGGACAGAGCGGACCGTGCGCATCCCCGGACGGATGCAAAAGCGGGTCTGGATCCGCGAAGACGACATCGTCCTCGTCGAGCCGTGGGACTGGCAAGACGAGAAGGGCGACATCACGTGGCGCTACGAGAAGAGCGAGGCCGAACAGCTTCGCGCGGAAGGCCACCTGCAGTAG
- a CDS encoding RimK family alpha-L-glutamate ligase yields the protein MIRLAMTTAAETFERVREPLAERGIAVDHVQTKERALRVSGGDSTDEFAGFDAGFVYPSRLMEGAVVDRRLSVPWVNGREAVLTSRNKAGVLAALDEAGVPTPRTTVVSNPVDEAVVTEAVAPFDYPVVVKPNSATRGVGVATAADLDSLLGVVDYLNLVHDYRATGDKSYLIQEFLPEARDYRAMVVDGAYAGAVERRLSPDAVEAGRWKHNVHRGATATGVDLPERARTLAERAAAVLDIDYLGVDILASDGRLVVNETNARPTIDAATKYEPGFYDRLAALVERTAKEG from the coding sequence ATGATCCGGCTCGCGATGACGACGGCCGCCGAGACCTTCGAACGGGTGCGCGAGCCGCTCGCCGAGCGCGGCATCGCGGTCGACCACGTGCAGACGAAAGAGCGGGCGCTTCGCGTCTCGGGCGGCGACTCGACCGACGAGTTCGCCGGTTTCGACGCCGGCTTCGTCTACCCCTCCCGGCTCATGGAGGGCGCGGTGGTCGACCGGCGGCTCTCGGTCCCGTGGGTGAACGGGCGAGAGGCCGTCTTGACCTCCCGAAACAAGGCGGGCGTGCTCGCCGCCCTCGACGAGGCCGGCGTCCCGACGCCGCGGACGACGGTCGTCTCGAACCCCGTCGACGAGGCGGTCGTCACCGAGGCCGTCGCCCCGTTCGACTACCCGGTGGTGGTCAAGCCGAACTCCGCGACTCGCGGCGTCGGGGTCGCGACCGCGGCCGACCTGGACTCGCTTTTGGGCGTCGTCGACTACCTGAATCTCGTCCACGACTACCGCGCGACCGGCGACAAGTCGTACCTGATCCAGGAGTTTCTCCCGGAGGCGCGCGACTACCGCGCGATGGTCGTCGACGGCGCGTACGCCGGCGCGGTCGAACGGCGGCTCTCCCCCGACGCGGTCGAGGCGGGACGCTGGAAGCACAACGTCCACCGCGGCGCGACCGCGACCGGAGTCGACCTCCCGGAGCGCGCCCGAACGCTGGCGGAGCGGGCGGCCGCGGTCCTCGACATCGACTACCTCGGCGTCGACATCCTGGCGTCTGACGGGCGGCTGGTCGTCAACGAGACCAACGCGCGACCGACGATCGACGCGGCGACGAAGTACGAGCCGGGGTTTTACGACCGGCTGGCGGCGCTCGTCGAGCGAACCGCGAAGGAAGGATAA